The Oncorhynchus kisutch isolate 150728-3 unplaced genomic scaffold, Okis_V2 scaffold2319, whole genome shotgun sequence genomic sequence ttgtctagcgttggctgtaaagcatattttgaaaatctgagatgacagggtgattaacaaaaggctaagctgtgttccaatatatttcacttgtgattttcatgaataggaatattttttaggaagatttatgtctgttgcgttatgctaattagtgtcagatgatgataacggccccgttcacgggctgggtgtcactacaggttaagttACATGGCCTACTATGCTAATTCTGTAGCGGTATTGTTAGAGAGGGCTAAAGAAATATTTTGTTggtgcgccaggcaggtattaaccctagttattaaagttagttattacctattataacattattattttaaaatattattaaaaccgaaaggatgagagtagaatagagtagcgcttccagacacattctaaacatgatggagtattaaaggaggactgtagcaactaatgatgaaacattatggagtcttaaaggaggactgtaacaTCTAataatgaaacattatggagtcttaaaggaggactgtagcatctaatgatgaaacattatggagtcttaaaggaggacagtagtatctaatgatgaaacattatggagtgttaagctttaatttgtggtattgcacttgtgaatgcatgaaagttaaatatttctaaaaatatatatatattttgcactctgcaatttcaccggattttGTTGAAATGTTCCGCTAGCGGAATCCctagccataacaggttttaatgtgtttgaaccaatcagttgtgttgtgacaaggtaggggtggtatacagaagatagccctattgggtaaaagacgaagtccatattatgtcaagaacagctcaaataagcaaagagaaacaacagtccatcattactttaaggaccaccacaataatggaagatccagagttacttcTGATGCATAAGTTcatagagttaccagccttagaaattgcagcccaaataaatgcttcacaaagttcaagtaacagacacatctcaacatcatcggttcagaggagactgcgtgaatcaggccttcatggtcgaattgctgcaaggaaaccactactaaaggacaccaataagaagaagtgacttgcttgggccaagaaacacgagcaatggacattagaccggtggatatctgtccttgggtctgatgagtccaaatttgagatttttggatccgagcgtcatgtctttgtgagacgaggagtagatgaacagattatctccgcatgtgtggttcccaccgtgaagcatggaggaggagatgtgatggtgtgctttgctgttgacaatgtcagtgatttatttcttcaagtcacacttaaccagcatggcttccacagcattctacagctatatgccatcccatctggtttgggcttagtcccactgtcatttgtttttcaacaggacaatgacccaacacacctccaggctgtgtaagagctatttgatcaagtaggagagtgatggagtgctgcatcagatgacctggcctacacaatcccccgacctcaaccaaatcaagatggtttgggatgagttggatcgcagaggtGAAGGGAAAGCGGCctacaagttctcagcatatgtgggaacgcctacaagactgttggaaaaggattccaggtgaagctgtttgagagaaagcaagggtggcaacttttgaagaataaaatatatattttgatttaacacttgtggttactacatgattccatgtgattttttataattttgatgtctttattattctacaatgtagaaaatagtaaaaataaagaaaaacccttgaatgagtaggtgagtccaaccttttgactggtactgtacattacatttcctaacagctccagtggacattcctgcaatcagcatgccaattgcccgcTCCCTCAGAGACCTGTGGCATTGTTGTTTgaacaaactgcacattttcgggttgccttttattatccccagcacaagatgcacctgtgtaataaccaagctgttcaatcagcttcttgatatgccacactgtcaggtggatggattatcttggcaaagaataaaTGTTGACTAACAGTGATGCTCATGAAacatccaacactttacatgttgcgtttatattttagtttatTGTTGTTactatcagttttaggaacatttacccaaaatatgacatcagcgataatcaaaatgttgaaaatctgtgaatgtctaaataagaaattggtccatttaaacagcaatgtgtcgaaccctttcaacaacggggagatgttactgatgtgctttgtaTCTTCGACGTAAAAACAAGTTTTGGACTTCCACACAAAATGACTTCTttagttattttatgtttaaggaagtgtgtaggtcacattctgtatcatacagctatgaaagttatatatttagaaccacctgttcaattggaatccagcgacatctgtgtcttcagtgtcctagaactgtctatttttttgtgttctgacttgtaaaacaggatgaataagtaatgtaaacatagcagtaattaccaggaagctctacatttgttttaaaatcacactaagattgttaaaactggcctcgggttattgagagatctgatttaggatttaccctcgtagcaaggtttttttatcatgtggtttcatttgagtctctatttaaaaataacactatctttggcaggagaaagaccagactcagaggaaccagagccagggacgtccaaaccagcaagacgacaccaGTGCTCCCAGTGTGAAAAGAGTTTTAAACAGAAAGCACAACTGAAAAaacataagagaatacacacaggggagaagccttaccactgttcccagtgtggaaagggtttcaaCCAGTCAGGGacgctgaaacaacatgagagaatacacacaggagagaagccttaccactgctcccaatgtggaaagtgtttcggccgttcgggggagctgaaactacacgagagaatacacacaggagagaagccttaccactgctcccattgTGGAAAGTGTTTAGTCCGTTTGGGGGACctgaaacaacacgagagaatacacacaggagagaagccttaccattgctcccagtgtggacAGTGTTTCAACCAGAAAGCacacctgaaacaacatgagaggatacacaaaggggagaagccttaccactgttcccagtgtggaaagggtttcaaCCAGTCAGGGacgctgaaacaacatgagagaatacacacaggagagaagccttaccactgctcccaatgtggaaagtgtttcggccgttcgggggagctgaaactacacgagagaatacacacaggagagaagccttaccattgctcccagtgtggacAGTGTTTCAACCAGAAAGCacacctgaaacaacatgagaggatacacaaaggggagaagccttaccactgttcccagtgtggaaagggtttcaaCCAGTCAGGGacgctgaaacaacatgagagaatacacacaggagagaagccttaccactgctcccaatgtgggaaGTGTTTCGGCCGTTCGGGGGTGCTGAAACTACACGAGAGAATACAcgcaggagagaagccttaccactgctcccattgTGGAAAGTGTTTC encodes the following:
- the LOC116369896 gene encoding zinc finger protein 135-like, with protein sequence MSWIAEVKGKRPTKITLSLAGERPDSEEPEPGTSKPARRHQCSQCEKSFKQKAQLKKHKRIHTGEKPYHCSQCGKGFNQSGTLKQHERIHTGEKPYHCSQCGKCFGRSGELKLHERIHTGEKPYHCSHCGKCLVRLGDLKQHERIHTGEKPYHCSQCGQCFNQKAHLKQHERIHKGEKPYHCSQCGKGFNQSGTLKQHERIHTGEKPYHCSQCGKCFGRSGELKLHERIHTGEKPYHCSQCGQCFNQKAHLKQHERIHKGEKPYHCSQCGKGFNQSGTLKQHERIHTGEKPYHCSQCGKCFGRSGVLKLHERIHAGEKPYHCSHCGKCFVRLGELKQHERIHTGEKPYHCFQCVRSFNQLGALKQHERIHTGEKPYHCSQCGKCFNHSGMLKQHERIHTGEKPYHCSQCGKCFNRRGNLKQHERIHTGEKP